In Stigmatopora argus isolate UIUO_Sarg chromosome 17, RoL_Sarg_1.0, whole genome shotgun sequence, the following are encoded in one genomic region:
- the plag1 gene encoding zinc finger protein PLAG1, translating into MATGTQGNLDQGVEKSKLAPPMGRRRRAEGKPKRNFLCQDCQKAFNSLEKLKVHSYSHTGERPYCCSHPGCTKAFVSKYKLLRHMATHSPEKTHKCSYCEKMFHRKDHLKNHLHIHDPYKEAFACQECGKSYNTKLGFKRHLALHAANSGDLTCQVCLQPFPSTGVLLEHLKSHAGKSSGGTKEKKHHCEHCERQFYTRKDVRRHMVVHTGRKDFLCQYCAQRFGRKDHLMRHVKKSHPQELLRVKTEPADLLEPVVYDLASGGIKGELPDALTTMPHQPNFFPGPNLDSEPFPNTAHLLSLKYPLGSNITSYAVSSQEREQSLKGELESYLLELQSGIPSSSSAAQDLQVPTCKIETGDHVGMLQESSEERSLSKIATSVATAALASDPLAPSSSMMDFSQLFNFLPLHGPLYNHTGGNEEPHTLNEEDVHLHVPTEPSEVPEAAQSPLQSQASFICNLSTPTTLPRFHQAFQ; encoded by the exons ATGGCCACAGGAACCCAAGGCAACCTTGACCAAGGTGTGGAGAAATCAAAGCTTGCTCCACCCATGGGAAGACGCAGAAGAGCAGAGGGAAAGCCAAAAAGGAATTTCCTTTGCCAGGACTGCCAGAAAGCTTTCAACAGTCTGGAGAAGTTGAAGGTGCATTCTTACTCTCACACCGGCGAGAGACCTTACTGCTGCTCTCACCCAGGCTGCACCAAGGCTTTTGTCTCCAAGTACAAGTTACTAAG GCATATGGCAACTCACTcaccagaaaaaacccacaagTGTTCTTACTGTGAAAAAATGTTTCACCGGAAGGACCATTTGAAGAATCACCTACACATCCACGACCCGTATAAGGAGGCATTTGCTTGTCAAGAGTGTGGTAAGAGCTATAACACCAAGCTGGGTTTCAAACGCCACCTTGCCCTCCATGCTGCCAATAGTGGCGATCTCACCTGCCAAGTGTGCCTGCAGCCATTCCCTAGTACCGGAGTGCTCCTGGAACACCTCAAAAGTCATGCCGGCAAGTCCTCCGGTGGGACCAAAGAGAAAAAGCATCATTGCGAGCATTGCGAGCGTCAGTTTTATACCCGGAAAGATGTCCGGCGCCACATGGTGGTTCACACCGGACGAAAGGACTTTCTTTGTCAATACTGTGCCCAGCGCTTTGGCAGGAAGGACCACCTGATGCGTCATGTTAAAAAGAGTCACCCTCAGGAGCTGCTGAGGGTGAAAACTGAGCCAGCTGATTTGCTGGAACCTGTTGTCTATGACTTGGCGTCTGGGGGCATTAAGGGAGAACTCCCAGACGCACTGACAACGATGCCACATCAGCCCAACTTTTTCCCCGGCCCCAACCTGGACTCGGAGCCCTTTCCCAACACTGCACACTTACTCTCTTTAAAATACCCGTTGGGCTCCAATATTACCTCATACGCTGTCTCCTCACAGGAACGGGAGCAGAGTCTTAAGGGAGAACTGGAGAGCTATCTATTGGAGTTACAGAGTGGGATTCCCTCCTCATCCTCGGCAGCGCAGGATCTACAAGTGCCTACCTGCAAAATTGAGACAGGCGATCATGTGGGCATGCTGCAAGAATCAAGTGAAGAAAGGTCCTTGTCCAAAATTGCCACTTCAGTGGCAACGGCTGCTTTGGCAAGCGACCCGCTGGCGCCGTCCTCCTCCATGATGGACTTCTCACAACTTTTCAATTTCTTACCGCTGCACGGGCCCCTGTACAACCACACGGGGGGGAATGAGGAGCCACATACACTGAACGAAGAGGACGTACATCTCCACGTGCCCACCGAGCCATCCGAAGTCCCAGAGGCTGCGCAGAGTCCCCTTCAAAGCCAAGCCTCCTTCATCTGCAACTTGAGCACACCCACCACGTTGCCACGCTTCCATCAGGCTTTTCAGTGA
- the mos gene encoding proto-oncogene serine/threonine-protein kinase mos, translating to MPSPVPPTRFLPKDIYPSVDIGTCSSPLTKHSFGSTLQVPTQRLQGKVTSRLWSSVIHWKELHCIQPIGSGGFGSVYKAKYLGETVALKKVKKCTKNTLASRQSFWAELNAAHLRHRNIVRVIAATTCMPMDFGDESSIGTIMMEYVGSRNLHQIIYGCEDEPLEPDRWMRCSLDIAHGLHFLHSHRIVHLDIKPANVLVSSEDNYKIADFGCSVQLETRQETSDIVPYLSHAGGTYTHRAPELLKGEEITVKSDIFSFGITLWQLMTREQPYVGDRQHVMYAVVAHKLRPKIEDQDIFRSEQGRLCKTLLSRCWAAESKCRFSAQELITQLDNLRAEFSLFCSQK from the coding sequence ATGCCTTCTCCAGTGCCTCCCACCCGCTTTCTCCCCAAAGATATTTATCCCTCAGTGGACATCGGGACTTGTAGCAGCCCCTTGACCAAACATTCATTTGGCTCCACTTTACAAGTCCCAACTCAGCGACTTCAAGGTAAAGTTACTAGCCGGCTTTGGTCCTCTGTCATCCACTGGAAGGAACTACACTGCATCCAGCCTATTGGTTCCGGGGGGTTCGGTTCTGTCTACAAGGCGAAATACCTCGGGGAGACAGTGGCCTTGAAAAAGGTCAAGAAATGCACCAAAAACACACTGGCTTCTCGGCAAAGTTTTTGGGCTGAGCTGAACGCTGCACATCTTCGTCATCGGAACATCGTGCGTGTCATCGCGGCTACGACTTGCATGCCGATGGATTTCGGCGACGAAAGCAGCATCGGAACGATCATGATGGAGTACGTCGGCAGCCGGAATCTCCATCAGATCATCTACGGTTGTGAGGATGAGCCACTGGAACCGGACAGGTGGATGAGATGTTCTTTGGATATCGCTCACGGTTTACACTTCCTTCACTCCCACAGGATCGTTCACCTGGACATAAAACCAGCCAATGTGCTGGTTTCCAGTGAAGACAATTACAAGATCGCAGACTTTGGCTGTTCCGTTCAACTGGAGACAAGGCAGGAAACTTCAGATATAGTTCCATATTTGAGTCACGCTGGCGGCACGTACACTCACCGAGCACCCGAGTTGCTCAAGGGTGAGGAGATCACTGTCAAATCGGACATTTTTTCCTTTGGGATCACCTTGTGGCAGTTGATGACGAGGGAGCAGCCCTACGTGGGGGATAGGCAGCATGTGATGTACGCAGTGGTTGCACACAAGCTTCGACCCAAAATTGAGGACCAAGACATTTTCCGCTCAGAGCAAGGGAGGCTTTGCAAGACTTTATTGAGCAGATGTTGGGCTGCAGAGAGCAAGTGTAGATTCAGTGCCCAAGAGCTCATAACGCAACTAGACAATCTCCGTGCAGAATTTTCGCTTTTTTGTTCTCAGAAATAA